CCACGCGCCGTCAGCGCCCGCGCCACCAGCTCCGAGGAGATGCGCTCTCCCACGGACACCACCTCGTCGAGCGTGGCCGGCGTGCACTCCCGCGTCAGCCCCACGCCCGTGAGCAGCCGCTCGATGGGCGCCAGGAGCTGCTCCACCGTGAGATCCTGCGCGGAGAGGACGGAGCCCTCCAGGACCGTACCCGCGATGCTCCTGGCCAGGCTCCGCACGCGCGCCAGGTCCGCGTCGGTGCCCGCCGTGTCTCCCCTGGCGGCGGCCTGGGCCGCGGAGATCAGCCAGTCGGTGGTATCGCCGAGCGCGGACACGACGACCGCGAGCGGACGGTGCGCCTCGGTGATGAGGGAGAGGACGCGCGGCAGCCGTCCGGGCGTGCCGAGCGAGGAACCGCCAAACTTATACACACGCCAGCCACTGCTCTCGGCGCGTTGCGAGTGTTCACTGCCCATGGATGTCTTCCTTTCGGCGAACTGCGTGGGTCGGAGAGCCGGGGCCCACGGCGGAAGGCAGACGATCGAGGGGAGCTCGGGACGTAGCCGTGCCGCGGGGCGCTGTTCAGGTCGGAAACCCGGGCACCCGCGGCTCTTCGGTACGAGAGGTCAGCTCAGAAACGGCTGGAAACCCATCCTCCCGCGAGCGCGCGCATGCCCGGGCCACGCATGAGCATGGCCTCCATGGACATCGGCATTCGGGTGACAGGACAGGACAAGAGAATCTCCAGACGTGTGGCAGGAGGTAACAACAAGCCCCGCATGCTGTCAATGCCGTGATTCGTGACTTTCGCGTAGCCAACAGCGATGGGGCCCGGCTGCGACAGCGGTTACGCTGTCTCCCGATGCCTACGCACTCCACCATCCAGGTCCGGTTCATCGACGCGAACACGGGACAGTCGCTCGGCGAGACGGCGATGCCCGCCGATAAGCTGCCCCCGAGCTTCGACGACGTCGCTGCCCTTCAGATCGACGACAAGTCATACGAGGTCGTCTCCGCCGAGCCCAGGACGGCCGCCGAGTTCCGCGAGACGGGAACCGTGCGGCTCATGCTCCGGGCCAAGAGCCTCCCGGCCACCGTGAATCCGCGCGACATCCTCTACTCCCTGCCTACCCTCTGCGATCCGATTCCCGCCATGGAAGAGGGCTCGACGAAGCAGGGCCTGAACGTGCTCGAGCTGCACGAGGACGACTGGCGGCAGATCGAGTTCGTGGCGCTCACGCTCGAGTCCTCCGCCGAGATCGACCTGCGGGCCGTCGCGCGGATCCACAACAAGCACTTCAAGGGTGCCGGCTTCGACGCCATCCACATCCGCAAGGCAGTGCCCTCTCCGCTGGAGGGCACCTGGCTCACCCTGGATGAGCTGCGGAGCACGCTGGGCCCGTCCGCGTCGTGGTTCGACGGCCTCTCGTTCCAGGGCGCGCCGGGGCTGATCGCGGGGGGCTTCGCCGTGAAGTTGGCCTCGGGGCTCATGCTGTACGGCACGCAACGGGGCGGAAGGATCAGCGTCCTGGCCCTGCGCGGCAGGGAGAGCACCACGGACGTCGAGGGGGATGCCCGCCTGCTGGCCTCGATCGCCACCCGGAGCCAGCTGCTGCTCATCGACTGGTGCCGCGTGGAGCAGCTCCCGCCCGTCGCCCAACACATCCGGGATTGGCTGTCCGGGCGCTAACCGGGTTGAACTACGGCCCGTCCTGACGCATTACAAACGCATCATGAGCGACCGCGGCTCCCCCAAGAAGAAGAGCGAGAGCTTCAACAACCCCTTCAAGTCGGCTCTCGCGGACCTCAAGAAGAAGCAGGCCGAGCCGCCCAAGAAGCCCCAGGCGCCTCCCCCGCCCCCCAAACCGGCCAGGCCCAAGCGTTCCCAGGAGGAGGACGACCTGTCCCTCTTCCTCTCCGCCATGGACGGCGTGGAGCAGATCACCGAGCGCGGCGAGGCCCCCACTCCCAATCCCCGCCTCCCGGAGATCATCGACGAGAACGCCGAGGCCCTCGCCGAGCTGGCCGAGATGGTCGCTGGACAGGGCTCCTTCGACGTCGCCGACTCCAACGAGTTCATCGAGGGCGCCGCCCCCGGCATCGATGCCCGGCTGCTGCGCTCGCTGCGCCGCGGTGACTTCTCCGTGCAGGCGCGCCTGGACCTCCACGGCATGACCCAGACCGAGGCCAGGGAGGCCGTGGACCGCTTCCTCTCCGAGAGCCGCCGTGCCCGCAAGCGCTGCGTGCTCATCGTCCACGGGCGCGGCCTGAACTCCAAGGATCAGATTCCCGTCCTCAAGGAGCGGATCGCCGTGTGGCTGAACCAGAAGAGCATCGGCAAGACCGTTCTCGCGTTCGCTACCGCACGTCCGCAGGACGGTGGTGCCGGTGCCGTCTACGTGTTGCTCCGGCGTTAGCTGGACGCCCGGGCGGCTCTGTGCATACATGCCGCCATGGCACGCGATCTCATTGATCTGCACATCCACGTGGGTGGCTCCGTCGCCCCCCACATCCTCTGGTCCATCGCGCACCAGCAGGGCTTCAAGCTCCCGGTCAAGAACTACTTCGACTTCGTCGAGCTCATCACCTCACGCCCCGGCAAGGTGGGAAGCCTCGAGGACTACCTGAAGATCCTCCACACCTGGACGGAGAAGATCCAGAGCTCGCCGATGGCCATCGAGCGCTCCATCTACGAGATCATCGGCAAGGAGTACCGCGGCAGCCGCGTCACCCAGATCGAGCTGCGCTTCAACCCCATGAAGCGCAACCTCAACTCGGAGCTCGACCTGGACCACATCATCCACGCGGCGCTCCGGGGCATGGACCGCGCGGTGCTCGAGTATGGGGTGAAGGTCGGCCTCATCTTCTGCCTCGCCCGCGAGTTCGATCACCGGCTCAACAGCATCGTCGTGGAGAAGGCCATCAAGTACCGCAACCGCGGCGTGTACGGCATCGACCTGGCCGGCACGGAGAAGAACGCCCTGGAGCTGGAGCCCACCATGGTGCCCCAGTACGAGGAGCTCTTCGCCCGCGCGCGCAAGGCCGGCCTCAAGTGCACCGTGCACACCGGAGAGACCAAGGGCACCGGCGCCGAGGGCGTCATGGCCGTGGTGGAGCGCCTCAAGCCCCACCGCATCGGCCACGGCATCCGCGCCGCCTACGACGAGACGGCCATGAAGATGCTCCGCGAGAACGACGTGGTGCTCGAGCTGTGCCCCACCTCCAACATCCACACCCGCGCTGTGGAGGGCCTCGACGAGCTCAAGCACATCATGCGCACCTTCTGGGACCGCGGCGTCAAGTTCACCCTCAACACCGACGGCACCTACCTCCTCGAGACGGACATGGCCCGCGAGGTGGAGCTCGTCGAGAAGAACGGCATCCTCACCCCCGAGCAGGTGGACCAGACGCTCGCCTGGGCCCGTCAGTACTCCTTCATCCCCGCTTGAGGTCTATGTACCGCATCGCCCGTGCCCTCCTCTTCCTCCTCTCCGCCGAGCGCGCCCACCGGTTGGGGATGACCCTGTTGCGATGGTTCGGGCACCTGCCGGGGATGTGCCGCGGCATGCGCGCGCGGACGCTCGGCTCCGTCACCTATGACGCCTCGGTGAAGGTGGCGGGCCTGGAGCTCGCCCACCCCGTGGCGCTCGCCGCGGGCCTCGACAAGGAGGCCGAGGCCGTGGACGGCCTGCTGGCGCTCGGCTTCTCCGCGGTGGAGGTGGGCACCCTCACCCCCAGGCCCCAGCCCGGCAACCCGAAGCCGCGCCTCTTCCGCATCCCCGAGCACCGCGCCCTCATCAACCGCATGGGCTTCAACAACCACGGCGCCGCCAACGCCGCCGAGCACCTCCGCGCGCGCTCGTGGCACCCCGCCCCCGTGGGGGTGAACATCGGCAAGAACAAGGACACGCCCCTGGAGCGGGCCGTGGACGACTACGTCGCGTGCGTGGACACGCTGGCCCCGCTCGGGGACTACGTGGTGGTCAATGCCAGTTCGCCCAACACCCCCGGCCTGCGCAAGCTCCAGGAGCCCGAGCAGCTCACCGCGCTCCTGCGTGCCGTGAAGGAGCGGCTCTCGCGGGTGGCCCCGGGCAAGCCCCTGTTCCTGAAGATCGCCCCGGATCTCACCCCCGAGGCCGTGGACGAGGTGGTGGACGTGGCCCTCGCATGCGGGTTGGACGGGCTCATCGCCACCAACACCACCATCGCCCGCCCCTTCGAGCACCCGCTGGCGAAGGAGGCCGGCGGTCTGTCCGGAGCACCCGCGCGCGAGCCGGCCAACGCCGTCATCCGCCGGGCCTTCGCTCGCAGCGGGGGAGCCCTGCCCCTCATCGGCGTGGGCGGCGTCTTCACCGCCGAGGACGTGTACGAGAAGCTGCGTGCCGGAGCCTCGGCCGTGCAGGTGTACACGGGCTTCATCTACGAGGGCCCGGGCATGGTGCGCCGGCTGCTCGAGGGCCTGGGTCCGCTGCTGGCCCGGGACGGTTTCCGCTCGGTGCGCGAGGCCATCGGCGCCGACCACCGTGTCCCGCCGCCGTCCGCCGTGCCCGAGCGCGAGGCCGCGCGCCCCCAGGCCTGAGTCCTTCGAGATAAAAGCGGGGCACTCGCCGGATCCTTGGAGTGCAACCGGCGAGGCCCCTCACAGTGCCGTACCTGCACGGCACGTGAAGGTATTCTACTACCGATTGTCGTCGGACTGCACGTCCAGAGCACCACTCACGGAGCTCACCGCCACGTCGTGCTCCCCGTTGCCGTAGCGCTGCTTGGAGGAGCCCAGGCTCACCCCGCGCCCGTTGAAGTGGCCGCCCACCGAGGAGTACTCCACGTTGGCGCCCGCGCCGCGCGGCAGCTTCAGCTTCACGTCACCGGACACGGTGCTCACCTCGGTGTCCGCGAGCACCTCGGGCGTCAGCTTCACGTTCCCGCTCACCGCGGCCACCTCCAGCTCCCCGCGCGAGCCCTCGATCGACACGTCGCCGCTCACCACGGACACTTCCTGCTCCCCCGCCACGCCGGACACCTTCACCGGTGCCTCCACCGAGCTCACCTCCAGCGAGGAGTCGCGCGGCACCTTCACCACGAAGTGCGTGGCCACCGGATCCTTGCAGCCGCGGAGCGTCCCGCAGGCGTCGCCGCAGCACAGCCGCACCGACACCTCGTCCCCATCCTGCTCCACCTCCACGGGGAACCTGGCGCGCTCGGCCTCGTCGCCCTCCTGCTTCACCTCCACCGACACCGTCTTCCCGTCCGCCGCTTCCACCCGGACGGAGCCGCTGACGTTGGAGATGCTCACCTTCGGCGAGCCATCCGTTTCGAACTTCCAGGACTGCGAGGCGGGTGCGGCGGCCAGGACCAGGAGCAGGGCGAGATTCATGGGAGATGCCTCGTAGGGAAGAAGGTTGTCGCCCTCCCCTACGAGTCACCCGGGAAACGATTTCACCCGCCTCGCGCCACCCGCCGGTACAGCGCGTCGTGACGGCGCACCAGCCGCTCCAGGGACAGCTCCCGCTCCACGAAGGTGCGCGCCTCCGCCCCCATGCGCTTGCCCAGCTCCCGGTCCGCCAGGAGCCGGCGGAAGGCCCCGGCCATCGCCTCGGGCTGAAGGGGCGGCACCACCAGGCCCCGCTCGCCGTCCGCCACCAGCTCCGGGTTGCCTCCCACCCGCGTCACCACCATGGGCAGCCCCGCGGCCATGCCCTCCATCACCGCGTTGGACATGCCCTCCGCGGTGGAGCACAGCACCCCGAAGTCCGCCCGGGCGTAGATGGCCGGCACGTCCGAACGGTGGCCCAGGAAGTGGACCGTGTCCGACAGCCCCAGTTGTCCCGCCAGCCGCTCCATCTCCGGCCTCCGGGGGCCATCCCCCACCAGGAAGGCGTGCGGCACGTGCCCCTCGCGGCGCAGCATCGCCAGCGCCTGCAGCAGATCCTCCTGCCGCTTCACCGGGTGGTTCATGTTCGCCACGTGCACCACCACCGGCGCGCCCTTCGTGTCCGGCAGCGGCGCCTTGAGTCCCTCGCGCACCCGCGCGCCGAAGCGCTTCAGATCCAGGCCATTGGGGATGACGGACACCCGCTCCGGCGGCAGCCCCTCCTCCTCCACCAGCATCTGGCGGATGGCCTCGGCGTTGCCCACCACGTGGTCCGCCATCCGCGTGAGGCCCCTGAGCACCTCGCGCCTGGCCGCACCGTGCCAGTGGGCCAGATCCAACCGTCCGACGATCACCTTCGTCCCCGCCAGCTTCGCCGCGGGCACCACCAGCATCGTCGAGTAGAAGTCGTGCGCGTGCACCAGCTCCACCCGCTGCTGCCGCAGCCAGCGCGCGAGCCGTACCACCTGCACCGCCGAGTTGGGCCGCGCCAGCGAGCCATTCAGCGGGAACACCTCCGGCGTGAAGCCCAGCCGGTGCACCGAGTCCATCAACGGCCCCACGTCCTGCAGGACCGCCAGCTGCACCCGGTAGCTGGAGGGCAGGCCCCTCAACAGCTCCACCACCTGGACTTCCGTGCCGCCGATGTGGAACGACTTGGTGAACTGCAAGAGGCGGAGGGGTTCCTCCGCCATGCGCGCCTCCTCACGCCGCATTGTTCGAGCCCTCCCAGCTCGCCGCCAGCTGCCCCTTCACCACCGGAACCTTCACCGATTCCTCCGACTCCTGCGCCCGGGCGATGCGCTGCGCGCACGCCGCCAGTCCGAACAACACGTAGAGATGTGCCGACAAGATGTAACCGGAGAACAGGTCGCAGATGAGGTAGCCAGCCATGGAGGCCGACAGCCCTCGCGCCAACCACCCCACCCGCGCGCTGCGCGAGGCCTCGAAGGCGGCGCCCGTCGCGCCCCCCGCGAACACCAGGAAGAAGAGCAGGCCCACCCAGCCCAGCTCCCCGATGACGTCCAGGAAGATGTTGTGCGCCACGTACGCGCGGGTGGCCTCGGGCGGCGCGTACAGCGGCCACGCGTGGCGGAAGGCTCCCGCCCCCACGCCCAGCAGCGGCTTGTCCAGGCTGATGCGCGACGTCACCTGCCACGCGTACACGCGGCCCATGGCCGAGGCGTCCTCGTGGAACGTCGCCACCGTCTCGTTGCGCTGCCAGAAGCTCTTGGGCGCGAAGATGGCCAGGCCCAGCGCCAGCGCCGTGCCGATCATCACCGAGCGCAGCTTGCGCTGCTCGCGCATCGCCCAGATGGCCATCGCCACCGACAGGCCGATGAAGCCGCCGCGCGAGTAGGTGAAGACGATGGCCACCACCGCCAGCACCACCGCCACGGCGCACGCGATGCGCCACACCCAGCCGCTCTCCTTGCGCGCCAGGAAGGCCACCGCCAGCGGCACCACCAGCGCCAGGTTCATCGCCGAGCGGTTCGGGTCCGCGTACACCTCCACCCAGTGCGCCCGGTAGCCTTCCACCAGCGTCTCGGGCGTTCCGGTGAGGTACGTGGTGATGACCCCGTGGGACGTCACGATCGACGCCAGCACCACCGCCCCACACAGCACCGCCAGCCGCTTCGGCGTGGTGACCACGTTCACCAGCGTCAGGTAGATGGCCGTCAGCTTCAGCAGCTCGATGGCGGTGAAGCGCGACACCTCCGGGTTCACCGACCACGTCATCGAGGCCAGCGCCAGCCCCGAGAAGGCCAGCAG
The sequence above is a segment of the Archangium lipolyticum genome. Coding sequences within it:
- a CDS encoding DUF4097 domain-containing protein; the encoded protein is MNLALLLVLAAAPASQSWKFETDGSPKVSISNVSGSVRVEAADGKTVSVEVKQEGDEAERARFPVEVEQDGDEVSVRLCCGDACGTLRGCKDPVATHFVVKVPRDSSLEVSSVEAPVKVSGVAGEQEVSVVSGDVSIEGSRGELEVAAVSGNVKLTPEVLADTEVSTVSGDVKLKLPRGAGANVEYSSVGGHFNGRGVSLGSSKQRYGNGEHDVAVSSVSGALDVQSDDNR
- a CDS encoding Smr/MutS family protein produces the protein MSDRGSPKKKSESFNNPFKSALADLKKKQAEPPKKPQAPPPPPKPARPKRSQEEDDLSLFLSAMDGVEQITERGEAPTPNPRLPEIIDENAEALAELAEMVAGQGSFDVADSNEFIEGAAPGIDARLLRSLRRGDFSVQARLDLHGMTQTEAREAVDRFLSESRRARKRCVLIVHGRGLNSKDQIPVLKERIAVWLNQKSIGKTVLAFATARPQDGGAGAVYVLLRR
- a CDS encoding amidohydrolase family protein, with product MARDLIDLHIHVGGSVAPHILWSIAHQQGFKLPVKNYFDFVELITSRPGKVGSLEDYLKILHTWTEKIQSSPMAIERSIYEIIGKEYRGSRVTQIELRFNPMKRNLNSELDLDHIIHAALRGMDRAVLEYGVKVGLIFCLAREFDHRLNSIVVEKAIKYRNRGVYGIDLAGTEKNALELEPTMVPQYEELFARARKAGLKCTVHTGETKGTGAEGVMAVVERLKPHRIGHGIRAAYDETAMKMLRENDVVLELCPTSNIHTRAVEGLDELKHIMRTFWDRGVKFTLNTDGTYLLETDMAREVELVEKNGILTPEQVDQTLAWARQYSFIPA
- a CDS encoding glycosyltransferase, which codes for MRREEARMAEEPLRLLQFTKSFHIGGTEVQVVELLRGLPSSYRVQLAVLQDVGPLMDSVHRLGFTPEVFPLNGSLARPNSAVQVVRLARWLRQQRVELVHAHDFYSTMLVVPAAKLAGTKVIVGRLDLAHWHGAARREVLRGLTRMADHVVGNAEAIRQMLVEEEGLPPERVSVIPNGLDLKRFGARVREGLKAPLPDTKGAPVVVHVANMNHPVKRQEDLLQALAMLRREGHVPHAFLVGDGPRRPEMERLAGQLGLSDTVHFLGHRSDVPAIYARADFGVLCSTAEGMSNAVMEGMAAGLPMVVTRVGGNPELVADGERGLVVPPLQPEAMAGAFRRLLADRELGKRMGAEARTFVERELSLERLVRRHDALYRRVARGG
- a CDS encoding quinone-dependent dihydroorotate dehydrogenase: MYRIARALLFLLSAERAHRLGMTLLRWFGHLPGMCRGMRARTLGSVTYDASVKVAGLELAHPVALAAGLDKEAEAVDGLLALGFSAVEVGTLTPRPQPGNPKPRLFRIPEHRALINRMGFNNHGAANAAEHLRARSWHPAPVGVNIGKNKDTPLERAVDDYVACVDTLAPLGDYVVVNASSPNTPGLRKLQEPEQLTALLRAVKERLSRVAPGKPLFLKIAPDLTPEAVDEVVDVALACGLDGLIATNTTIARPFEHPLAKEAGGLSGAPAREPANAVIRRAFARSGGALPLIGVGGVFTAEDVYEKLRAGASAVQVYTGFIYEGPGMVRRLLEGLGPLLARDGFRSVREAIGADHRVPPPSAVPEREAARPQA
- a CDS encoding O-antigen ligase family protein codes for the protein MVVGDTAERRDVVAFYALTAFAALMYMVPQAWIPALAPLRLALLTSGVAAGLMALRRMGRAEPLYFDGARGLALLAFSGLALASMTWSVNPEVSRFTAIELLKLTAIYLTLVNVVTTPKRLAVLCGAVVLASIVTSHGVITTYLTGTPETLVEGYRAHWVEVYADPNRSAMNLALVVPLAVAFLARKESGWVWRIACAVAVVLAVVAIVFTYSRGGFIGLSVAMAIWAMREQRKLRSVMIGTALALGLAIFAPKSFWQRNETVATFHEDASAMGRVYAWQVTSRISLDKPLLGVGAGAFRHAWPLYAPPEATRAYVAHNIFLDVIGELGWVGLLFFLVFAGGATGAAFEASRSARVGWLARGLSASMAGYLICDLFSGYILSAHLYVLFGLAACAQRIARAQESEESVKVPVVKGQLAASWEGSNNAA